The genomic window TGCAGTTAAATTTTGCAAAGAAAATGATATTGTTCTCTGTCACGACGCTTGTTATTCAGAAATAGCATATGACGGATACAAACCTGTCAGTCTTATGGAAATTGATGGTGCAAAGGATATCTCTATAGAATTCCATTCTCTCTCAAAAAGTTACAATATGACAGGGTGGAGAGTAGGGATGGCAGTTGGAAATGAAGAATTAGTCAAAGTATTAACTATTGTTAAATCAAATATCGATTCTGGTATCCCGCAAGCTGTTCAATATGGTGCAATGGAAGCCTTAACTGCATCACAGGACTGTATACAGGATAATATAGACACTTATACAAGGCGAAGAGACAGAGTTATCAATGCACTTCAAAATATCGGCCTGGAAATCGTACCACCTAAGGCAGGACTATATATCTGGGTAAGAATACCTGAAGGATTTACTTCCGCTGAATTTGCTACAGCGCTACTAGATGAAAAAGACCTTGTTGTAACCCCTGGATCAGGATACGGAGAATATGGAGAAGGATATATCCGTTTCTCATTAACGTTAAATGATAGTGATTTAGATCGTGGAATAGACCGATTAGAAACCTGGAAAATACCTACAAAATAGGAAGTAATTATAAGCACTCAATTAAAAAACACATACAAATCCAAAGAAAAAGCAATCCTTGTAGGGGTTGAGATTAAAAGTGCCAAAAATAACGGGGATATAGAAAATTCCATCGATGAATTAGAACAATTAGCGAATGCTGCAGGTGCTTCTGTTGTTGAAAGCATGGTCCAAAAACTAATGAAGCCTTCACACTATTATCTGGGAAAAGGTAAATTAGAAGAATTAAAAAACCTCCAAGGTAAATATGATACTGTTATATTTGACGACGAATTAACGCCGGCTCAACAACGAAGTATAGAGCGATATTTAGGTGAGGAAACTAAAGTTATTGACCGTACAGCACTTATTCTAGACCTCTTTGCATCAAGAGCAAACACACGTGAAGGTAAATTACAGGTCGAATTAGCTCA from SAR202 cluster bacterium includes these protein-coding regions:
- a CDS encoding aminotransferase class I/II-fold pyridoxal phosphate-dependent enzyme, which codes for MEISNRIKEIKPYLFMEISRKIAAKKAEGADVISFGIGDPDIPTPDHILDSIIEASKVPANHRYPESDGLPEFRKVISEWYNKRFSVSLNPDTEIVPLIGAKEGIGHFPLCVMNPGDIGIVPDPGYPVYSIGNLFAGGETFYAPLLEKNEWLLDFEAIPKDIAKKAKLIWLCYPNNPTGAIAPASYFEDAVKFCKENDIVLCHDACYSEIAYDGYKPVSLMEIDGAKDISIEFHSLSKSYNMTGWRVGMAVGNEELVKVLTIVKSNIDSGIPQAVQYGAMEALTASQDCIQDNIDTYTRRRDRVINALQNIGLEIVPPKAGLYIWVRIPEGFTSAEFATALLDEKDLVVTPGSGYGEYGEGYIRFSLTLNDSDLDRGIDRLETWKIPTK